A window from Solanum stenotomum isolate F172 chromosome 7, ASM1918654v1, whole genome shotgun sequence encodes these proteins:
- the LOC125870359 gene encoding kirola-like isoform X1 — MSLKSVLCAKIEMKANKDVFHDVFTNKPHHVSTMSPLHVQGFDLLEGDIGTVGSKICWTYTLDGEKKISKQILEAIDHEKKVLILREFEGDVTDKYNSFKATLHIETKDEIDLVSWTLEYERPNENVPELISLLDFVVGMTKAIDDHHAN, encoded by the exons ATGAGTCTAAAATCTGTGTTGTGTGCCAAGATAGAAATGAAGGCTAACAAGGATGTGTTTCATGATGTTTTTACAAATAAACCACATCATGTCTCTACTATGTCCCCTTTGCATGTACAAGGTTTTGATCTTCTTGAAGGTGACATTGGAACTGTTGGATCCAAAATTTGTTGGACCTATACCCTTG ATGGGGAAAAGAAGATCTCTAAACAAATACTTGAAGCTATAGATCATGAAAAAAAGGTGCTCATACTCAGAGAATTTGAAGGAGATGTAACAGATAAATATAATAGTTTTAAAGCAACTCTTCATATCGAAACAAAAGACGAAATCGATTTGGTTAGTTGGACATTGGAGTATGAAAGGCCAAATGAGAATGTCCCTGAACTTATAAGTTTGCTGGACTTCGTTGTTGGTATGACAAAAGCTATTGATGATCACCATGCCAATTGA
- the LOC125870360 gene encoding kirola-like, whose translation MSLKSVLCAKIEMKANKDVFHDVFTNKPHHVSTMSPLHVQGFDLLEGDIGTVGSKICWTYTLDGEKKISKQILEAIDHENKVLVLKEFEGDVIDNYDSFKATLHIETKDEIDLVSWTLEYERPNENVPELISLLNFIVGMTKAIDDHHAN comes from the exons ATGAGTCTAAAATCTGTGTTGTGTGCCAAGATAGAAATGAAGGCTAACAAGGATGTGTTTCATGATGTTTTTACAAATAAACCACATCATGTCTCTACTATGTCCCCTTTGCATGTACAAGGTTTTGATCTTCTTGAAGGTGACATTGGAACTGTTGGATCCAAAATTTGTTGGACCTATACCCTTG ATGGGGAAAAGAAGATCTCTAAACAAATACTTGAAGCTATAGATCATGAAAATAAGGTGCTCGTACTCAAAGAATTTGAAGGAGATGTAATAGATAATTATGATAGTTTTAAAGCAACTCTTCATATCGAAACAAAAGACGAAATCGATTTGGTAAGCTGGACATTGGAGTATGAAAGGCCAAATGAGAATGTCCCTGAACTTATAAGTCTGCTGAACTTCATTGTTGGTATGACCAAAGCTATTGATGATCACCATGCCAATTGA